From Triticum aestivum cultivar Chinese Spring chromosome 4A, IWGSC CS RefSeq v2.1, whole genome shotgun sequence, a single genomic window includes:
- the LOC123083552 gene encoding probable coatomer subunit beta' codes for MGHEGGNFSIWDYQKQETVMKLQVNEVPDKTALMFHALSQRIKVRPPKHSVFSVKFISERKWLVVGDGHGYIYVYNYTNTKLHMVDNFRAHDKKSVNSLAAHPTEPYLLSSSTIGTNIKVWDKSNKWKIFQNFNTKPEIAYYNGVRSVKLNPRDTNTFACVTRYDGVKVCYSLFLS; via the exons ATGGGTCATGAGGGAGGGAATTTTTCCATTTGGGACTACCAGAAGCAG GAAACTGTGATGAAGTTGCAGGTCAATGAGGTGCCAGACAAGACTGCACTCATGTTCCATGCCTTGTCTCAGCGCATCAAAGTGAGGCCTCCCAAACATTCCGTTTTTTCAGTCAAATTTATCTCTGAAAGGAAATGGTTGGTAGTGGGGGATGGTCACGGATACATCTATGTCTATAATTACACCAACACTAAGCTGCACATGGTCGACAACTTCAGAGCTCATGATAAGAAATCTGTGAACTCTCTGGCTGCTCACCCAACAGAGCCATACCTTCTTTCGTCATCTACTATTGGTACAAATATCAAGGTTTGGGACAAGAGCAATAAGTGGAAGATATTTCAAAATTTCAACACGAAACCTGAGATTGCATATTACAATGGTGTGCGCAGTGtcaagttgaatccaagggatacCAACACTTTTGCTTGTGTTACCCGTTATGACGGAGTAAAGGTTTGTTATAGCCTCTTCCTTTCCTAA